In one window of Henckelia pumila isolate YLH828 chromosome 1, ASM3356847v2, whole genome shotgun sequence DNA:
- the LOC140876458 gene encoding transcription repressor OFP11-like, whose amino-acid sequence MSNILWKSFNLCFSKFKCLPTITFSSPPAVEEEEEEIREFTQTNPYSHPSVLIKNYNSLYEVSTSDSFAAAEFSTSTSPETSTVPDFSSAFASHRFFCSSPGCSNSLLEQPGTSAAAGRGAAGGGVAVDKYSPDPYADFRKSMQEMIEARESAGVEADWEFLHELLVCYLALNPKHTHKFIFGAFADVIVSVVVSSPRANGCCRKPDTASGIGPPYRRRLNFL is encoded by the coding sequence ATGTCCAACATATTATGGAAGAGCTTCAACCTCTGTTTCTCCAAATTCAAATGCCTTCCCACCATCACTTTCTCCTCGCCACCTGCggtcgaagaagaagaagaagaaattcgAGAATTCACCCAAACAAACCCTTACTCCCAcccctctgtcttgatcaagaaCTACAACTCTTTGTACGAGGTCTCCACCTCCGACAGCTTCGCCGCCGCCGAGTTCTCCACCTCCACATCCCCGGAAACCAGCACCGTTCCGGATTTCAGCTCCGCCTTCGCCTCCCACCGCTTCTTCTGCTCCTCCCCTGGCTGTTCCAACTCCTTACTCGAGCAACCGGGAACATCTGCAGCCGCTGGACGAGGGGCGGCTGGCGGCGGGGTAGCGGTTGACAAGTACTCGCCGGACCCTTACGCGGACTTCCGGAAGTCGATGCAGGAGATGATCGAGGCCCGCGAGTCGGCCGGGGTTGAGGCTGACTGGGAGTTCTTGCATGAGCTTCTCGTTTGTTATTTGGCCTTAAACCCTAAGCACACACACAAGTTCATCTTCGGTGCTTTCGCCGATGTTATAGTGTCGGTCGTCGTGTCGTCCCCGAGGGCTAATGGTTGTTGCCGGAAACCAGACACCGCCTCGGGCATTGGGCCGCCATACAGACGGCGGCTTAATTTTCTATAG